From one Mya arenaria isolate MELC-2E11 chromosome 4, ASM2691426v1 genomic stretch:
- the LOC128233088 gene encoding uncharacterized protein LOC128233088 → MGGGGTKTAQNGPDNSLLTFLANVGIVVLVVLNILSLLLGVGIIIVGKYVDSEISKNENVMELLELVDFGDFNLRTVVDALIIIIFIVGAFAIVLSLIGGIGAFFTLRVLLFLYIGIIILVIIVEIAVVSLWVKLLREVDYALETLFLDLLKEYTGFSDITVYTVGWDFIFILFDCCGVHPITASSNDFETLPSAFWTNGDRGSDVIPHACCKDVAVDNYLNYTNTDCTVNLQGYHTSGCYDAFDRTFNQLGSAAVSVASLLVLAELGAIFFSVIIIIAVFKKKRAGLV, encoded by the exons ATGGGTGGTGGAGGGACTAAGACCGCCCAGAACGGGCCCGACAACTCCTTACTCACGTTCCTCGCTAACGTCGGCATCGTCGTGCTCGTCGTTCTGAACATCTTATCGCTG TTGTTGGGTGTGGGTATCATCATCGTGGGGAAGTATGTGGACTCGGAGATCAGCAAGAACGAGAACGTCATGGAGCTCCTCGAGCTCGTGGACTTTGGCGACTTCAACCTCCGCACGGTCGTCGATGCGCTGATCATCATCATATTTATCGTCGGAGCGTTTGCCATTGTTCTATCACTCATAGGCGGCATTGGCGCGTTCTTCACACTACGTGTTCTCTTGTTTCTT TACATAGGCATCATCATCCTCGTCATAATCGTTGAAATTGCCGTGGTCAGCTTGTGGGTCAAGCTTTTACGAGAG GTGGACTACGCCCTGGAGACCCTGTTCCTGGACCTACTGAAGGAGTACACGGGATTCTCCGACATCACCGTCTACACTGTGGGCTGGGACTTCATCTTCATACTC TTTGATTGCTGTGGAGTGCACCCAATAACAGCGTCCTCGAATGATTTTGAGACGCTTCCGTCAGCGTTTTGGACGAACGGTGACCGCGGAAGTGACGTCATCCCGCATGCGTGCTGCAAGGATGTGGCCGTTGACAACTACCTTAACTACACAAACACAGACTGCACTGTGAACTTGCAAGGATATCATACATCA GGTTGCTATGACGCATTTGATCGAACGTTCAACCAGCTAGGTTCGGCGGCTGTTTCCGTCGCAAGTCTGTTAGTTCTAGCAGAG CTTGGTGCAATATTCTTCAGTGTGATTATAATAATTGCGGTTTTCAAGAAGAAAAGAGCCGGTCTTGTTTGA
- the LOC128233016 gene encoding uncharacterized protein LOC128233016 yields the protein MLQIVKNAPSIKPNFKPATKMRRSRESQKMGGGGTKTAQNGPDNSLLTLLANVGIVVLVILNILSLLLGVGIIIVGKYVDSEINKNENVMELLELVDFGDFNLRTLVDVLIIIIFIVGAFAIVLSLIGGIGAFFTLRVLLFLYIGIILLVIIVEIAVVSLWVKLFREVDYALESLLLDLLKEYTGFSDITVYTVGWDFIFILFDCCGVHPITASSNDFETLPSAFWSNGDRGSDVIPHACCKDVAVKNYLNYTNTDCTVNLQGYHTSGCYDAFDRIFNQLGSAAVSVASLLVLAELGAIFFSVIIIIAVFKKKRAGLV from the exons ATGCTTCAAATAGTTAAAAACGCACCGTCTATCAAACCGAACTTCAAGCCTGCAACCAAGATGAGGCGATCTAGAGAATCTCAGAAGATGGGTGGTGGAGGGACTAAGACCGCCCAAAACGGACCCGACAACTCCTTACTCACGTTGCTCGCTAACGTCGGCATCGTCGTGCTCGTCATTCTGAACATCTTATCACTG TTGTTGGGTGTGGGTATCATCATCGTGGGGAAGTATGTGGACTCGGAGATCAACAAGAACGAGAACGTCATGGAGCTCCTCGAGCTCGTGGACTTTGGCGACTTCAACCTCCGCACGCTCGTCGATGTGCTGATCATCATCATATTTATCGTCGGGGCGTTTGCCATTGTTCTATCGCTCATAGGCGGCATTGGCGCGTTCTTCACATTACGTGTTCTCTTGTTTCTT TACATAGGCATCATCCTCCTTGTCATAATCGTTGAAATTGCCGTGGTCAGCTTGTGGGTCAAGCTTTTCCGAGAG GTGGACTACGCCCTGGAGAGCCTGCTCCTGGATCTACTGAAGGAGTACACGGGGTTCTCCGACATCACCGTCTACACTGTGGGCTGGGACTTCATCTTCATACTC TTTGATTGCTGTGGGGTGCACCCAATAACCGCGTCCTCGAATGATTTTGAGACGCTTCCGTCAGCGTTTTGGTCGAACGGTGACCGCGGAAGTGACGTCATCCCGCATGCGTGCTGCAAGGATGTGGCCGTTAAAAACTACCTTAACTACACAAACACAGACTGCACTGTGAACTTGCAAGGCTATCATACATCG GGTTGCTATGACGCATTTGATCGAATTTTCAACCAGCTAGGTTCGGCGGCTGTTTCCGTCGCAAGTCTGTTAGTTCTAGCAGAG CTTGGTGCAATATTCTTCAGTGTGATTATAATTATTGCGGTTTTCAAGAAGAAAAGAGCCGGTCTTGTTTGA